Proteins co-encoded in one Coregonus clupeaformis isolate EN_2021a chromosome 5, ASM2061545v1, whole genome shotgun sequence genomic window:
- the LOC121567030 gene encoding ATP-sensitive inward rectifier potassium channel 1-like, giving the protein MVFGIRKRIQDHLVERKIRKTRLVTKEGRCNIEFGNVKYGNHFAFLMDFWTTFVEFRWRFVLFFFITSFTLSWFIFSLLWFWIARNNGDLTWQNPSSDHTPCMWNVYGLTTAFLFSLETQTTIGYGVRAVTPHCPGAVALIIIQTLIGAIIHCFMCGIIVSKISLPKKRAKTITFSEMAVICPKKDFLCLMIRVANLRKTLMIGSQIYGKLLRTTVKPDGETIIMDQVNIEFMMDAGKDNLFFVCPLTLYHVIDKASPFFEMAVDTLHKQEFELVVFLEGTAETTSSACQVRTSFIPQEIMWGYNFLPIISRSKEGKYRVDFSNFSKVVAVATAHCAYCFHNMMGHHLPSINAIDNSGFEVIDILE; this is encoded by the coding sequence ATGGTGTTTGGCATCCGGAAGCGCATCCAGGACCACCTGGTGGAGCGAAAAATCCGCAAAACCCGTCTGGTGACCAAAGAAGGCCGCTGCAACATTGAATTTGGCAACGTGAAGTACGGCAACCACTTTGCCTTCCTCATGGACTTCTGGACGACCTTTGTGGAGTTCCGCTGGCGCTTTGTCCTCTTCTTCTTCATCACCTCCTTCACCCTAAGCTGGTTCATCTTCAGCCTGCTGTGGTTCTGGATCGCCCGGAACAACGGCGATCTGACGTGGCAGAACCCCTCAAGTGACCACACCCCATGTATGTGGAACGTCTACGGTCTCACTACGGCCTTCCTCTTCTCCCTGGAGACCCAGACCACCATCGGGTATGGTGTACGTGCCGTCACCCCTCACTGTCCTGGTGCTGTAGCCCTCATCATTATCCAGACTCTCATAGGGGCCATCATACACTGCTTCATGTGTGGAATCATCGTGTCCAAGATATCCCTCCCTAAGAAAAGGGCCAAGACCATCACATTCAGTGAGATGGCTGTCATCTGTCCTAAGAAGGACTTCCTTTGCCTCATGATAAGAGTGGCCAACTTACGCAAGACCCTGATGATCGGGAGCCAGATCTACGGCAAGCTGTTGAGGACAACCGTTAAACCCGACGGGGAGACAATCATCATGGACCAGGTGAACATTGAGTTCATGATGGACGCTGGGAAGGACAACCTCTTCTTTGTGTGCCCTCTCACACTCTACCATGTGATTGACAAGGCTAGCCCTTTCTTTGAGATGGCAGTGGACACGCTCCATAAGCAGGAGTTTGAGCTGGTGGTCTTTCTGGAGGGTACAGCCGAGACCACCAGCTCAGCCTGCCAGGTCAGGACCTCCTTCATCCCTCAGGAGATCATGTGGGGTTACAACTTCCTACCCATCATCTCCCGCAGCAAAGAGGGCAAGTACAGAGTGGACTTCTCCAACTTCTCCAAGGTGGTGGCCGTGGCCACTGCACACTGTGCTTACTGCTTCCACAACATGATGGGACACCACCTCCCCTCCATTAACGCAATCGACAACAGTGGATTTGAAGTTATTGATATCCTAGAATAA